One window of Arthrobacter oryzae genomic DNA carries:
- a CDS encoding MarR family winged helix-turn-helix transcriptional regulator, whose translation MAVAPETAADLVYRIFDLQRAVRCVAVAGLRGQDTGVALQGVLRFVGEGESRATHLAARLGVSAPVLSRHIADLEEQGLVVRRPDPEDGRAQLVALSEAGAGKLREIEQQRTATLQGYLQDWSQYDAEETAIILKKLAESLRDSARAKTAGPTEIIPTV comes from the coding sequence ATGGCAGTCGCACCGGAAACCGCCGCCGACCTCGTCTACCGGATCTTCGACCTCCAGCGGGCAGTCCGGTGTGTGGCAGTCGCCGGCCTGCGCGGGCAGGACACCGGGGTGGCGCTCCAGGGCGTCCTGCGGTTCGTGGGGGAGGGGGAGTCCCGGGCCACGCATCTCGCCGCCCGGCTCGGCGTCAGCGCTCCCGTCCTGAGCCGGCACATTGCCGATCTGGAAGAGCAGGGCCTCGTGGTCCGCCGTCCTGATCCCGAGGACGGACGGGCCCAGTTGGTGGCGCTCTCCGAGGCCGGAGCGGGCAAGTTGCGCGAAATAGAACAGCAGCGCACGGCGACCCTCCAGGGGTACCTGCAGGACTGGAGCCAGTACGACGCCGAAGAGACCGCGATAATCCTCAAGAAACTTGCTGAATCCCTGAGGGACTCAGCCCGGGCAAAGACGGCCGGACCCACCGAAATCATTCCAACCGTTTAG
- a CDS encoding thiamine pyrophosphate-binding protein, whose amino-acid sequence MTGVRNGGDLVVETLEALGAKTVFGIPGQHALGLFDAMGRGNLHFVSSRVENNSAFAADGYSRATGEVGVLFLSTGPGALTSLAGLQEAYATGVPMVVVASQIPLDGLGARRKGMLHQLDDQKASAANVTKSQRLIQHASGIPSAIQDAWTEAISSPQGPVWLEIPQNVLLDPIMVPPVEDALAEAADNPPRVELVREAVKWLSTAERPAIIAGGGTRRGRAEKSLLSIAEKLRAPVICTPGGNGAFPWNHELSLQSWIEDRYMTDLLEDADVLIVIGSSLGEVTSNYFTFEPRGRIIQIDAEPRVLESNRPGLGIRADAGQGLAALDEALTEPHGERADWHGTSPETLVKESLAKVRARLESQDLGKELKFMADIREAVPADMQTFWDMTISAYWAWSCWDAREGQFHSAQGAGGLGFGFPAAIGGAVGLETTGRPGSSARVLAVSGDGSAMYSISELATAKQHNVPVTWLIVDDGGYGILREYMVGAFGKATATELARPDFVKLAEAFGVPAVRVAPEDVGDALKAGFAADGPNVVVVETLLKMFGPTHLDV is encoded by the coding sequence CGTCCGCAACGGCGGGGATCTCGTCGTCGAGACCCTTGAAGCGCTGGGGGCGAAGACGGTCTTTGGCATACCTGGCCAGCACGCGCTGGGCCTGTTTGATGCGATGGGCCGGGGCAACCTGCACTTCGTGTCGTCGCGGGTGGAAAACAACTCGGCGTTTGCAGCCGACGGGTATTCACGTGCCACCGGAGAGGTGGGGGTGCTCTTCCTGTCCACGGGCCCCGGAGCGCTGACGTCCCTGGCCGGGCTGCAGGAAGCGTACGCCACCGGTGTGCCCATGGTGGTGGTGGCGAGCCAGATCCCGCTCGACGGCCTGGGAGCACGCCGCAAGGGCATGCTGCACCAGCTCGATGACCAGAAGGCCTCCGCCGCCAACGTCACCAAGAGCCAGCGGCTGATCCAGCACGCCTCGGGCATCCCCTCGGCCATCCAGGACGCCTGGACCGAGGCCATTTCCTCGCCGCAGGGCCCGGTCTGGCTGGAGATCCCGCAGAATGTCCTCCTGGATCCCATCATGGTCCCGCCGGTGGAAGACGCGCTCGCCGAAGCGGCGGACAACCCGCCCCGGGTGGAGCTGGTCCGGGAAGCCGTGAAATGGCTGTCGACGGCGGAACGTCCGGCGATCATCGCCGGCGGCGGCACGCGCCGCGGTCGGGCGGAAAAGTCGCTGCTGTCCATTGCCGAAAAGCTGCGCGCGCCGGTGATCTGCACCCCAGGCGGCAACGGCGCGTTCCCGTGGAACCACGAGCTGTCGCTACAGTCCTGGATTGAGGACCGGTACATGACGGACCTGCTCGAGGACGCGGACGTGCTGATCGTCATCGGCTCCTCCCTCGGCGAGGTGACGTCCAACTACTTCACGTTCGAGCCGCGGGGACGGATCATCCAGATCGACGCGGAACCCCGGGTCCTGGAATCCAACCGGCCGGGCCTGGGCATCCGCGCCGACGCCGGCCAGGGCCTCGCGGCGCTGGACGAGGCGCTGACCGAGCCGCACGGCGAGCGGGCGGACTGGCACGGCACCTCCCCGGAAACACTGGTCAAAGAGTCCCTGGCCAAAGTCAGGGCCCGGCTCGAGTCCCAGGACCTCGGCAAAGAGCTGAAGTTCATGGCGGACATCCGCGAAGCAGTCCCCGCGGACATGCAGACCTTCTGGGACATGACCATTTCCGCGTACTGGGCCTGGAGTTGCTGGGATGCCCGCGAGGGCCAGTTCCACTCCGCCCAGGGCGCCGGCGGACTGGGCTTCGGCTTCCCCGCGGCCATCGGCGGAGCGGTAGGCCTGGAAACCACCGGCCGGCCCGGCAGTTCCGCACGCGTGCTGGCTGTCTCCGGTGACGGTTCGGCCATGTACTCCATCTCCGAACTGGCCACGGCCAAACAGCACAACGTCCCGGTCACCTGGCTGATCGTGGACGACGGCGGCTACGGCATCCTGCGCGAGTACATGGTGGGTGCCTTTGGCAAGGCCACCGCCACCGAGCTGGCCCGCCCGGACTTCGTCAAACTCGCCGAAGCCTTCGGTGTCCCGGCCGTGCGGGTTGCGCCGGAAGACGTGGGGGACGCCCTGAAGGCGGGCTTCGCCGCGGACGGCCCGAACGTCGTCGTCGTCGAAACCCTGCTGAAGATGTTCGGCCCCACGCACCTGGACGTCTGA